The Alteromonas mediterranea DE genome contains the following window.
TTGGGTCGCTTACATCATCAACTTCTTCGGAACCCTAGTAATCCGTAAAGTTTCGCACATTTATGTAGCGAACTGGTTCTTAGGTGCGTTCATGCTAACTGTTGCAATTCTTCATATTGGTAACAGCATGGCTATTCCGGTATCTTTCACTAAATCGTATTCACTGTATGCAGGCGCAGTAGACGCTATGATGCAGTGGTGGTACGGCCATAACGCGGTAGGTTTTTTCCTAACTGCGGGCTTCCTTGGTATGATGTATTACTTCGTGCCTAAGCAAGCTGGTCGCCCGGTTTATTCATACAGACTTTCAATTGTTCACTTCTGGGCACTTATTTCTCTGTATATCTGGGCTGGTCCACACCACCTTCACTACACTGCCCTACCAGACTGGACTCAGTCACTAGGCATGGTGATGTCTATTATCTTATTCGTTCCATCTTGGGGTGGTATGATTAACGGTATCATGACGCTATCTGGCGCGTGGCATAAGCTTCGCACTGACCCAGTACTGCGTTTCTTAATTGTTTCATTGTCTTTCTACGGTATGTCTACTTTCGAAGGCCCAATGATGGCAATTAAAACCGTTAACGCATTATCTCACTACACTGACTGGACAATTGGTCACGTACACTCTGGCGCACTAGGTTGGGTAGCAATGGTCTCAATTGGTTCAATTTACCACTTAATTCCAGTGCTATTTGGTCAGCGTGCAATGTACAGCACCAAGCTAGTTAACGTGCACTTCTGGTTCGCTACTATCGGTGTTGTTCTATACATCGTAGCAATGTGGATGTCTGGTGTACTTCAGGGTCTAATGTGGCGTGCAGTAAATGCTGATGGTACGTTAACCTATAGCTTTGTTGAGTCATTAGAAGCGTCTAAGCCGTTCTATGTGGTTCGTTTCATTGGTGGTTGTTTCGTGGTAGCGGGTATGCTCATTATGGCATACAACACATGGAAAACCGTTCGTGCACCTAAAGGCAGTATCGCTGCAGATCCAGCGACTCAGCCAGCGTAGTTAAGGAGACGAATAATGAAAAACGCACATGAGTTAATTGAAAAAAATGTCGGTCTGTTAACGGTATTAATTCTTATCGCTATCAGCTTTGGTGCCATGGTGCAAATTACGCCGTTGATGTTTCAACAGCAAACCATGGAACCGGTAAAAGGCTTACGTCCATATACCGCGCTTGAGCTAGAAGGCCGTGACATCTACATTCGTGAAGGCTGTGTAGGTTGTCATAGTCAGATGATCCGTCCATTTCGCGCAGAAACAGAGCGTTATGGTCACTACAGCGTTGCTGGTGAGTCAGTATGGGAGCACCCTTTCCTTTGGGGCTCTAAGCGTACTGGTCCTGACCTTGCACGTGTTGGTGGTCGTTACAGCGATGAATGGCATCGTGTTCACCTGCTTAATCCTCGTAACGTAGTACCAGAGTCGAACATGCCAGGTTTCCCTTGGCTTGCGGAAAACACGCTTGACGGCGAGTTAACAGCTAAAAAAATGGAAGTATTCCGTGGATTTGGTGTTCCGTATACCGACGAAGATATTGCGGGTGCGAAAGCGGCAGTAAAGGGTAAAACGGAAATGCAAGCCCTTATTGCTTATCTACAATCTCTTGGCACACATTTGAAATAATATGGATCAAGGAATTGTAGGCAGCATTTTTACTGTCATCGTCTTTGTAAGCTTCATCGGTGTTGTGTGGTGGGCGTTTAGCGGCCGCAACAAGAAGAAATTCGACGAAGCAGCGAACTTACCGTTTGCAGACGAAGAAAAAGAAAAATCAAAAGAAGATTAGCAGGAGTCTCGAACTCATGAGTATGTTTTGGACAATTTGGATTTCAGTGATAACCCTAGGGTTAATCATTGGTTGCTACTTCCTTCTACGCTGGACCCTTGCGAACAAGACCGGTGTACCTGAAGGTGAGTCAATGGGCCACAAATTCGATGGTATTGAGGAGTTGAATAATCAACTTCCTCGCTGGTGGACAATTATGTTCTACATGACCATCGTTTGGGGCTTTTTATATCTAGCGCTTTATCCTGGCCTAGGTGCATATGAAGGTATTTTGGGTTGGAAGAGTTCTAACCAAAATATTCAGTCGCTAGAAGAGTCAGTTCAGGCGCGTATTGACGCAAAAGAGCAAGGCTACCTAGTGGAGTATGACCGTGAACTTGATTTCGCTGCTGAGAAGTTCGACCCGATCTTCGAAGCCTACGCGCAAGTTCCTGTTGAAGAACTGGCTAAAGACCCAGAAGCAAATAAAGTAGGTCAGCGTTTATTCCTACAAAACTGCTCTCAGTGTCACGATCAGATGCACGTGTCAGAATGCGGCTTCCCTACCTAACGGACAACGACTGGTTGTACGGTGGTTCAGGTGCGAAAATCGTAGAAACCTTACGCTTGTCGTCAAGCAGCAATGCATGCATGGCTTGATGCTATGGGTGAAGACGGTATCGAAGAAGTCGTTAACTATGTACTTAGCTTAAGCGGTCGCGATGTAGACCCACAGCTTGCTGAAGCGGGTAAAGCGCGTTTCGCAGCATGTGCGGCATGTCACGGTATGGACGGTAAAGGTAATCAGGCACTAGGTGCACCAAACCTTACTGACAATATCTGGCTATACGGCGGCAGCCACAGAGCGGTCACTGAAACACTAACTTATGGTCGTAACGGTGTAATGCCTTCATTCAAGAAAACCTTGGGTGATGATAAAATTCACGTAGTTGCGGCGTACGTTTACAGCCTTTCAAATGATTAATGATTTAAATCATTAAATATCTCAAAAAGCCTCGTTACTACGGGGCTTTTTTTATGAGAAAATACAGACATATAATTTGCGTACGCTACAACGTTATAAAACGCGTATTTGTCGCTTGGCAGCACGTAGCACACATCCTATTTTAACTAACGTAAATAGTATAAATGCCTATATCCAACGCCATAGTTATGGTTATTGCTTTAACTGAGTTCTGTTTAAGCAGTATTAATACCTATGTTGTTAGCGTAGTAACCACGAGAAAAGTTGAATGAATAGACCCTGGTATAAAGAGTTTTGGCCCTGGTTTTTAATTGCCGTCCCTATCATTACCCTTATTATGGGTGGTGTACTGTTAAACCTAGCCATTTCCACTGAAGATAGTTTAGTGGTCGACGATTACTACAAAGAAGGGAAAGCGATTAATGCGCGCTTGGATAAAGAAGCCATAGCCCGTCGCATGAATATCACTACCGACTTAACCATTAATGATGGAAGTATTGCCCTTGAGTTTCACTCTGGCATTCCACAAGACGGCAATGCGGTGAAACTTAACTTCTATCATGTAACGCTTGAAGAGCGTGATGTCAGCGTACTACTTAGCCGCGATGCTAGTGGTATCTACCGAGGGTATGTTGAAGAAAGCCTCGACGGCAAGTGGCGGGTCTCACTTACGCCTATTGACGATAGCTGGAAAATTCAAAATATCCTCTACCTTCCCCACGCTGGCAAAATGAAATTCAATCCATAATGGCCACGCACGACTGTTATCACTGTGGCCTGCCCATTGCGAGTCACGAGGAAGGAAAGTTTAATACAGTTATTCTAGGTCAGCAGCGCAATATGTGCTGCCCAGGCTGCTTAGCTGTTGCCGAAGCAATCGTAGACAACGGGCTTGAAGACTACTATCAATTCAGAACTGAGCCTGCGCAAAAATCTGACGATGGGATTCTTGAGACCCTCGATAAATTAAAAGTTTATGACGACCCGTCACTGCAAGAAGAATTTGTGTTCGAGGAAGGTCAAGATAAACAAATTCAACTGACCCTTGAGGGTATTACGTGTGCTGCTTGTGGCTGGCTTATTGAAAAGCAGCTGTCTAAGGTAGAAGGCATAAAGCAAGTGGCGGTCAACGTACAAGAGCGCCGCGCACTGGTTACTTGGTCTCCATTTCAAATCAAACTTAGCCAAATTCTTTCTACGCTCAAACGAATCGGCTACGTTGGCTCGCCTTTCCACCCCGATGAACACGAAGCCAGCTATAAGCGAGAACAAAAAACATTTTTAAAAAAACTGGGGCTTGCCGGCATCATGACTATGCAGGTGATGATGCTAATGACCGGGCTTTATTTCGACTGGTTCGGGGCTATAGAACTTGAAACTCGTCAGTATTTCTACTGGGTAGCTCTGACACTTACCACCCCTGTAGTGCTTTATTCAGGCAGTACGTTTTATGTAGGCGCAGCAAAAGCCCTAAGTGCAAGAACAGTTAATATGGATGTGCCGGTCTCACTGGCTATTTTCGGCACCTATATTGCGGGAATTCGCTCTACGGTACTAGAGCAAGGTGAAGTGTATTTCGAATCGATCTGTATGTTCATCTTTTTGTTGCTACTCAGTCGCTTTTTAGAGCATCGCAGCCGTCAACGTGCTGCGCAAATATCCGCCAATATGATGCAATACGTGCCTGTGTCTGCCACTAAGCTAGAAGCTAACGACAGCGTAACAGAATGTTTAGCAAAGCAGTTAAAAATAGATGACATTGTGCTGGTTAAGCCAGGGGAAACCATTCCCATAGACGGTTTGGTAACACAAGGGAGCGCTGCCGTTGACGAGTCGATGCTTACCGGCGAATTCAATCCGGTGCGAAAGTCAGCCAA
Protein-coding sequences here:
- the ccoN gene encoding cytochrome-c oxidase, cbb3-type subunit I, with translation MSEISQAQPDYNYKVVRQFTIMTIVWGIIGMGLGVFIAAQLFAPMLNFDTPWLTFSRLRPLHTNAVIFAFGGCALFATSYYIVQRTCQVRLFSDKLAAFTFWGWQAVIVLAVITLPMGLTSTKEYAELEWPIDILLALVWVAYIINFFGTLVIRKVSHIYVANWFLGAFMLTVAILHIGNSMAIPVSFTKSYSLYAGAVDAMMQWWYGHNAVGFFLTAGFLGMMYYFVPKQAGRPVYSYRLSIVHFWALISLYIWAGPHHLHYTALPDWTQSLGMVMSIILFVPSWGGMINGIMTLSGAWHKLRTDPVLRFLIVSLSFYGMSTFEGPMMAIKTVNALSHYTDWTIGHVHSGALGWVAMVSIGSIYHLIPVLFGQRAMYSTKLVNVHFWFATIGVVLYIVAMWMSGVLQGLMWRAVNADGTLTYSFVESLEASKPFYVVRFIGGCFVVAGMLIMAYNTWKTVRAPKGSIAADPATQPA
- the ccoO gene encoding cytochrome-c oxidase, cbb3-type subunit II, translating into MKNAHELIEKNVGLLTVLILIAISFGAMVQITPLMFQQQTMEPVKGLRPYTALELEGRDIYIREGCVGCHSQMIRPFRAETERYGHYSVAGESVWEHPFLWGSKRTGPDLARVGGRYSDEWHRVHLLNPRNVVPESNMPGFPWLAENTLDGELTAKKMEVFRGFGVPYTDEDIAGAKAAVKGKTEMQALIAYLQSLGTHLK
- a CDS encoding cbb3-type cytochrome oxidase subunit 3 is translated as MDQGIVGSIFTVIVFVSFIGVVWWAFSGRNKKKFDEAANLPFADEEKEKSKED
- a CDS encoding FixH family protein — its product is MNRPWYKEFWPWFLIAVPIITLIMGGVLLNLAISTEDSLVVDDYYKEGKAINARLDKEAIARRMNITTDLTINDGSIALEFHSGIPQDGNAVKLNFYHVTLEERDVSVLLSRDASGIYRGYVEESLDGKWRVSLTPIDDSWKIQNILYLPHAGKMKFNP